Below is a window of Lacrimispora xylanolytica DNA.
GGTCTGAATCCAGAAGGCTTCGTCGTTATGGGTTGTCTCCATCTCTTTCCCATAGCTGTTGTTAAACTGAGGAATCCAATAGATATGTCCATCTGCCTGACGCAGGCTTTCCCATTCTGTTTTGGTGAAAAAATTCTTTATATTTGGATATTTGTCTATGTAATCATCAAGGGCTACCAAGGCTCCTGCTTCATAGAGCTGGCTGGTTCCTTCACTTCCGCAGATAAAATCAGGATAATCTCCTCCTGCGATTAAGGTACCAACCGCTTCCTTAGCAGTCTGTCCGGTCAGCCATGTTTCTTTTACCTTAACTCCTGTAATTTCAGCAATCTTTTGCTGAATCTCATTATCATCATTGATCTCATTGCCGGGTACTGCAATGAAATACGTAAACTCCTTTACTCCCCCATTATCCTTTGCTGCATTCCCGCCTTTTGATGACGCTCCCTTCGAGCACCCCGAAAGAGTTGTCATTAACACGGCACCAACTAAAAGCAGAGCTGTAATCTGTTTCCTTTTCAAAGCTTTTTCCTCCCTTTTTGTTTTATATTTGTTTTATACTAATAGTTTACTTGAAAGTCCCGTTTTCTCAACTGGAGAAAGCATATAAGAAAACAGGGCAAATTATATATGTGATATACATGATTCGCCCTGTTTCGTTCTAATGTCTGGCCCCTTTTCTAAACTTTGACGGGGTACAACCCTTTACGGAGATAAACCGGTTCACAAAGTAATCCAGGTCGTGATACCCCACTTCCTCCGCGATCTGATAGATTTTATCATCGGTCCTAAGGAGCCGGACCGCCGCCTGCTCAATGCGGCAGTTGTTTAAGTAATCCTTAAAGGACATGCCGTATTTTTTCCGGAACAGCTGTCCTAAGTAAGCGCTGTTTAAGTAGTATTTGTTGCTGTATTCCCGTAAGGTCAGATTTTTTCCATAATTTTTCCGGATGTCTTTCTCTACTTCATAGAGGATATCTTTTGACAGGTGTTTTCGCAGCTGTTCCAAATAGGCTGCATATTCACAGGATAGCCGGGTCAAATGCTCTTTGCCTCCTCTTAGCATCTCTCCCTCAAAGGAATTCTCACTGATGAACCGCATGATTTCCTCCTGATTGACATAGCTGTCCTGTTCGGAGGCCAGGTGAATCAGTTGAAACAGGAGATAATTGATGTTTAAATTGACCGTATCCATGGTAAACCTCATATGGTTCATCTCTTCAAACAGCTTTTCTACGCATTCCCCGATTCTTCCCTTTGCATTCTGTTCCACAGCAAGGAGTAAGTCGTCCAGATATTGTTTGCATAATACAATGCCATTGTTATTGACCTGTACCTCTTTTTCATAAAAATAGATGCGCCGCTTTTTCCGGAATGCCTGAAAGGAGCGGAGAATCCTTGCGGCCCCATAGGAATTTGATATTTTAGAAATATCCCCCACCTTTTTTCCTACCAGCATAACCACAGGAAGATTCATTGCCTCGTATAAATAGTCCCGGAACGCTTCCAAATATTCTTTTTGCGTCTGCTTCTTTTCTTTTGCCATATAATCGCAGTAGATAAATCCGATATCATAGCTTTTTTCATGGCTGGTCACATCAAAAATACAGTGATTTCCATCCTCTTTTAAAAACTCCAGGCACGCAGCGTAAAGCTTTCTTTGCTGGTTCCTTTTTTCCTCGTCCATTAATTCTTCCATCTGACCGATGTTGTCTATTTCGATATCAACGTAACTGATGCCTTCTGACCACCTCATATGCTCCCTGATGTAATCCAGATTGATCTGATCGTATTTTCCAAAGATGAGAGAAATCATGTTCCTTGCAAGATACGCCTTTTCCATCTTCTGAGTGTTCTGTTTTTGTGTCTTACTTCCCTGGCTCTGATAATTTAACCGATGCAGGACGCGAAGCAGCTCTTCCTTAACCACTGGCTTTAGTATGTAGTCAAAGCAGTCATTGCGGATTGCCTGCTGGGCAAAGTTAAAATCACTGAAGCCACTTAAAATAATAAAATAAGCGTCTGAGATTTTCTCTTTTCTTATGACCTCTAATAGCTCCAGTCCTGACATCACAGGCATCTTAATGTCTGCTACGATTAAATCTACCTGTTGTTCCTTTAGGTAGCTTAAAGCCTCCATTCCATTAGCAGCTGTCTTTACGATCTCATAACCTTCTTCTTCCCAATCGATTAAAACCTTTAATCCCTGTACGATAAATGGCTCATCATCTACTAATAAAACACGAAACATAACTACTCCCCCCATTATTTCGTTAGATTTGATACCGGTATTTTTATAGTTACCATGGTGGAAATTCCAGCTTCGCTTTCCACATCAAAGGATACCTGATTGTCCGTGGCCATCTTAAGGCGCAGACAGGCATTTAAGATGCCGACCCCTTTTTTATCCTTTAATTTGTCAATGCTGGCATGTTCCATCTTGTATTTCAGCTCGTTTAAAAATGTCTCCTCGATTCCTTCTCCTGTATCCTCAATTTCCATATAAAACAGCTCATCTTTTAAATAAATGCGGACAAAAATCCAGCCTTCTGTGGTTTTGCTTTCTATCCCGTGAACACATGCATTTTCTGCAAAGGTGACGATAGTAAGCTTTGGAACCCGGTAATTCAGGCATTCCTCCATAATCTCCAGCTTATAAGAAAGCCGGTCCCCAAACCGGTATTTCTGCAGCTGTAAATAAGCCTCTACAAATGAAATCTCTTCCTTTACGGTGATGAAATCCGTTCCCCAATCGAAATTCTGCCGCTCCATCATGGCAAGTTTTTCTACCATGCAGGCTGTTTCTTTTTCATTTTTTAAAAGGCTGTGCATACGAATGCTTTCCAGTGCATTAAAGAGAAAATGAGGATTGATCTGACTGTGAAGGGCTAAAAGCTCTGCATTCTGTCTCTCAATATCCATCTCCTGCTCTCGTAAACGGTCGATATAAACCGTTTGAATCAAGTCGTTAATGGTGGTCACCATCCGATTGTAATTGCGCATAACAATTCCGATTTCATCCTCTCCTCTTGCATTCTTTATTTCCATCAGCTTTTCATCGTCAATCCGTTTAAAGGCCTCGCTCAGTTCCTTTAACCGTTCCGTAAAGGACTGACTGATCATTTTCGTAAAGACCCACGGCAAAATGGTGTTAATGCATATAAGCAATGCAATGAGAGGCATGTTGTTCATAATCTGGTTTATTGTCTGTATCTTTGGCTTTAATACATAGACTTTAAGTTCTGTCCCATAGGATGTGAAGGTGGTTTCATAGCCAACCTGCTTTTGTAAGTCAAAGGTATCGAACTCATTCCATTGACCGAAATGCCCCTGATTTGACAGTATGATCTTATCATTCCAGCAAACATAGACCGGTGCATCATAATTCATCTTTACAAAGCTTTGTGCCATGCCGCTGTAATCCAGATCCATTTTGACAATCTTTTCGCAGCCATCCCTTCGATAAAAATTAAGTCTTCTTATAAATGAAATTCTTCTCCTGGTATCTACCAAGGGAATGTTGCTGTCATCGTAATAAATACATAGGATTCCATCCTGGTCCGAGGCGCTTAGCTTCCGATACCATTCCTGATTCTTAACCGTGGACAATCTTCTAAATTCCCCTCCGCTAATGATGGTGGGGTTGTCCGCATACATGGTGATTTTAGATGCCGTAGTACCGATGCTGCTTTCAAACAGGGAATCCTTCATAAATGCCTGATAGCCCAAGTAATAATCAAGTCCTGATTCAAACTGCTTATCCAGGAATTGATTGACGTACTTGTTCATATAGATTTTTTTGGTGGTGCCTGCTGCCTCTTCCACGTCATAGAAGAAGTTATATTTGACTGCGCTTGCTATGCCTTCCATCCCTTTTTGCATGGAAGCATGTTCCGATGCTATGAATATGTAGATAATCGCACTGTCCGTAATGATGAGAGGAAGTAACACGCAATACACATAAAGAAATTTCAACTTTTTCTTTAATTGGTAATCATCTAATCTGCTCCTAATACTTTTCCATAACCGCCCCATGGTTACCCCCTGTTATATTTTGTCCCTTTGTTTATACTCATTATACGGGACAAACACTTAATATCCTCCTGACAAACTATATATATATGCCCGATAAACTTTTGATATCCGGGGAAAGATATAAAAAGCGCATCAGGCTCCTGACATAAAACCTGCTGCGCTCTCTTTTATTCGCTTAAAATTCTTCTTATGGACTGGATGGGCATAAAATCTACATTGGATACTTTAATGCCATCCTCAGGTCCGCTTGCATGGATGAGCTTATAGTCTCCTCCATAAATTCCGATATGGCCTATGTACGAAATCAGATCACCTGGTTTTGCATTTTCTATTCCATTTACCTCAATTCCTGCTTTTCCCTGCTCCCCTGAGGTTCTGGGCAGGTTGACTCCAAACTGCTTATAGACACTCAGTACAAACCCGGAGCAGTCCGCTCCTTCCGTCAGGCTTGTCCCTCCATACACATAAGGATTCCCAAGAAACTGTCTGGCGTAGGCGGCTACCTCCTGTCCCTTTCCTGAAACAAGGCCTGACGGCATACCAATACCTGGTCCTTTACTGCTGCCAGATGGGCCTGTGGGACCTGCCAAAGCCTCAAACGGCATAGGCGGTACTATGGTAATGTTCTGAGTCTTTAACGTATCAGCCTTTGCCGGAACGCTTCCTGCAGAGATCATAAAAAGACTTAATATGAATGCTTTGACCAATAATTTCTTTCGCATATATCTCTCCCTGTCTGATGTGTTTTATAATCCCATCTCCACGGCTTCTTCCAGAAGAAAGCGGTGGTATGTTACATGATTTTCATGAAACTTTAAATAATACCTGTAATAATCAAAGGATGCGTCTTCAAAAAATATAATATAATCGCACTCCTCCTGGTCTGATGATTTGCAGATGATTCTACCCTTGGAATAGTTTCCAAATACGCTTAGGATATCATCCAGTGTGGTACCCGGCTTTTCCACCGCCTTAATAAATTCTCTTAAAAATCCGTTATCCTCCACATTCCGATATACGTATTCCACGCCTTCGGGAGATATCTCAAAACAAAACCGTTCCTGGCTTTTTGTAATCCTTACGCTTTGAAGCCTGTCCTTTGTATATTCCTTAAAGCCTTCCATAAAGGCCTTTATCTCTTCTTTTGATTCTCCATCTATCTTTACTGCTCTTATGAGAGCCTTTTCCGGATAATAAAACCGAATGGCTTCTCTTTCGTATCCTAATTTAATCTGAACTTCCTTGATTGAATTAATGAGCATCTGTTCTAAAAAAGCATACTGCATGTCTCTTCTCCCAACCTGGTGCCTGTCCTTTTTAGGCAGCATCTACTCCTATTATAGTCAATTATTACCATACCAGTCAAGTCCGTTCTGCTATAGGTGGAGCCTTCGGATGATTTTATAAATAATGGCACCTTCCATGACTAAGGGCTGGGAATGGGCAAAAAAGACGATTCCTTCTGCGGGAGCTAAAATATGGCTGATGACCTCTCCTTCAAAAGGATCGAGAATCTCTGCAAGGACATCTCCCCGTCTTACCTCCTGTCCCGGTTGAAAGCAGGGACGGTAAATACCAGCCTGATCTGTCCTTACACTTGCCAGATCGTTCTCATGAAGTACCGTGGCAATGTAACCGCTGTGGCCTGGATAACGGATCATCCCCATTCTTGTTAAGAAGCGGAGTACAGATGCCGCTGCAAGCTTTGCTGATTCTTCGTCAATCTGATCTGTACTGCTTGTGTAAACAGAGAATGCATTGGTCCCATTTATCTGCCAGTTATAATTAAGGGTCACCTTATCAATTGGCTTTGCTTCCCGTATGAGCACATAGGGTAAGCCAAACAAATTGGCAAGGCTTGGATTTTGTACCCCTGTGTCCATCATTCTTACATGGGGAATAAAATCTCCCGGCATATAAAAGCTGGTAAACTGAATGCCATAGCTGTATTCTTTCACCGCCTCAAAAACTCCTGCTGCAATCCGCTTTGTAGTTTCCCCTTTCATCTCTCCTGGGAACATACGGTTGATGTCGGAATCATCGGTGGGCCAGAATCTTTTTCCTACATTCATGGACGCTGTATTTATGGTGGGGATTACCACGATCTCGTTGCCCTTAACAATGGCGCCTCGCTCCTCCAGTTCTTTTAGCTGGCGGATGAGCTGGGAGCATATATAGAGCTGCTGAACTTCATTCCCCCGGCATGCTCCCATGATACAGACGGACTTGTCTCCCTTTCCAAAGTGATAGCCGTAGATGTCCATATGATCCCGGTAGAGGTTGCTCACCGTAAAAATGGCTTCTTTTCTCATTCCTCTTCCCCTCCTAACACCCTGGCCAGCAGGGAACCGGTGGAAACCACCGGGTATTCTCTT
It encodes the following:
- a CDS encoding M14 family metallopeptidase, whose amino-acid sequence is MRKEAIFTVSNLYRDHMDIYGYHFGKGDKSVCIMGACRGNEVQQLYICSQLIRQLKELEERGAIVKGNEIVVIPTINTASMNVGKRFWPTDDSDINRMFPGEMKGETTKRIAAGVFEAVKEYSYGIQFTSFYMPGDFIPHVRMMDTGVQNPSLANLFGLPYVLIREAKPIDKVTLNYNWQINGTNAFSVYTSSTDQIDEESAKLAAASVLRFLTRMGMIRYPGHSGYIATVLHENDLASVRTDQAGIYRPCFQPGQEVRRGDVLAEILDPFEGEVISHILAPAEGIVFFAHSQPLVMEGAIIYKIIRRLHL
- a CDS encoding sensor histidine kinase, whose protein sequence is MGRLWKSIRSRLDDYQLKKKLKFLYVYCVLLPLIITDSAIIYIFIASEHASMQKGMEGIASAVKYNFFYDVEEAAGTTKKIYMNKYVNQFLDKQFESGLDYYLGYQAFMKDSLFESSIGTTASKITMYADNPTIISGGEFRRLSTVKNQEWYRKLSASDQDGILCIYYDDSNIPLVDTRRRISFIRRLNFYRRDGCEKIVKMDLDYSGMAQSFVKMNYDAPVYVCWNDKIILSNQGHFGQWNEFDTFDLQKQVGYETTFTSYGTELKVYVLKPKIQTINQIMNNMPLIALLICINTILPWVFTKMISQSFTERLKELSEAFKRIDDEKLMEIKNARGEDEIGIVMRNYNRMVTTINDLIQTVYIDRLREQEMDIERQNAELLALHSQINPHFLFNALESIRMHSLLKNEKETACMVEKLAMMERQNFDWGTDFITVKEEISFVEAYLQLQKYRFGDRLSYKLEIMEECLNYRVPKLTIVTFAENACVHGIESKTTEGWIFVRIYLKDELFYMEIEDTGEGIEETFLNELKYKMEHASIDKLKDKKGVGILNACLRLKMATDNQVSFDVESEAGISTMVTIKIPVSNLTK
- a CDS encoding response regulator transcription factor; the protein is MFRVLLVDDEPFIVQGLKVLIDWEEEGYEIVKTAANGMEALSYLKEQQVDLIVADIKMPVMSGLELLEVIRKEKISDAYFIILSGFSDFNFAQQAIRNDCFDYILKPVVKEELLRVLHRLNYQSQGSKTQKQNTQKMEKAYLARNMISLIFGKYDQINLDYIREHMRWSEGISYVDIEIDNIGQMEELMDEEKRNQQRKLYAACLEFLKEDGNHCIFDVTSHEKSYDIGFIYCDYMAKEKKQTQKEYLEAFRDYLYEAMNLPVVMLVGKKVGDISKISNSYGAARILRSFQAFRKKRRIYFYEKEVQVNNNGIVLCKQYLDDLLLAVEQNAKGRIGECVEKLFEEMNHMRFTMDTVNLNINYLLFQLIHLASEQDSYVNQEEIMRFISENSFEGEMLRGGKEHLTRLSCEYAAYLEQLRKHLSKDILYEVEKDIRKNYGKNLTLREYSNKYYLNSAYLGQLFRKKYGMSFKDYLNNCRIEQAAVRLLRTDDKIYQIAEEVGYHDLDYFVNRFISVKGCTPSKFRKGARH
- a CDS encoding C40 family peptidase yields the protein MRKKLLVKAFILSLFMISAGSVPAKADTLKTQNITIVPPMPFEALAGPTGPSGSSKGPGIGMPSGLVSGKGQEVAAYARQFLGNPYVYGGTSLTEGADCSGFVLSVYKQFGVNLPRTSGEQGKAGIEVNGIENAKPGDLISYIGHIGIYGGDYKLIHASGPEDGIKVSNVDFMPIQSIRRILSE
- a CDS encoding DUF3877 family protein; the protein is MQYAFLEQMLINSIKEVQIKLGYEREAIRFYYPEKALIRAVKIDGESKEEIKAFMEGFKEYTKDRLQSVRITKSQERFCFEISPEGVEYVYRNVEDNGFLREFIKAVEKPGTTLDDILSVFGNYSKGRIICKSSDQEECDYIIFFEDASFDYYRYYLKFHENHVTYHRFLLEEAVEMGL